A genomic segment from Microbacterium sp. SORGH_AS_0428 encodes:
- a CDS encoding MMPL family transporter, translating into MSSFLFRVGRFAVRWRWAVIAAWLVLALGGGALSQALGGTLASTFEIPGTPSQQALDQLQQRLPQLSGASARVVIVAPSGTPVTAQSDAIATACEHLATVEDVAGVTCPVAMSASGATPASSGEPAQISRTGEMAFITVQLSVAATDIDDSLVAAIEEAAQPAASGGATLAYSGLVASAQGGVDWTEIAGMAIAFVVLAITFGAVVAAGVPLVTAVIGVTVASSSILIVAAFAPVSSTAPLLATMLGLAVGIDYALLIVSRHRAQLAEGMDARESIAVAIATAGTAVVFAGLTVMIALLGLAVAGIPFLTVMGLGAAGAVLAALAVAVTLLPAVLAVLGRAVRPRVRHRSRTRSSRPAGWVRLATRTPVATIGVVVIALMVVATPALSLRLTLPDAGYDPPSSPARIAYDLLDEGFGPGFNGPLLITADISGTLEVQDALDALDDAFSDVPDVVAVSKAFTNEAVDLAVLSITPASSPSSDATTDLVRTLRDDEPAFAAAHGFGYAVTGQTALAIDISDRLGEALLPFGIVVVGLCLVLLTIMFRSIAVPLSATVGYLLSVAAALGVTSAVFEWGWAADLLGVGKVGPVISFLPILVMAVLFGLAMDYHVFLVSRMREHYAATGDAHGAVLGGFSASARVVTAAALIMFSVFFSFVPGGNAIIQPLATALAAGVLIDAFVVRMTLIPAIMALLGHRAWWLPAWLGRLLPDADIEGEAVERMRAQRTWLAGREDGGSAGAGVLAHGVRIGGEGVSDLVAPRGAVVLVEGPTAVAARFVAAVAGRTADVEGDLVVHGYLLPFERAAAAAHAAYVPAAPERADASSLAEHLRRSLRAEGVGVLRAHEAVMRAAATFDALLAVVSGTSAHDVSERTPMGQLSDAERWAADVAVAATSGLGLVAIDLGDRAGAQDLAQIVVRAIGPGTTIVLGSSGAVLDASPQRPVVRVDALARATAEGGRR; encoded by the coding sequence ATGTCATCGTTTCTTTTCCGCGTGGGCCGCTTCGCCGTGCGCTGGCGCTGGGCCGTCATCGCGGCCTGGCTCGTGCTCGCGCTCGGCGGCGGGGCGCTGTCGCAGGCGCTCGGCGGCACGCTCGCATCGACGTTCGAGATCCCCGGTACGCCGTCGCAGCAGGCTCTCGATCAGCTTCAGCAGCGCCTGCCGCAGCTGAGCGGCGCGAGCGCGCGCGTCGTGATCGTCGCGCCCAGCGGGACCCCGGTCACGGCCCAGTCGGACGCGATCGCGACGGCGTGCGAGCACCTCGCGACGGTCGAGGACGTGGCGGGCGTCACGTGTCCGGTCGCGATGTCCGCATCCGGTGCCACCCCCGCATCCTCCGGCGAACCCGCGCAGATCTCGCGCACCGGCGAGATGGCCTTCATCACCGTGCAGCTGAGCGTCGCCGCCACCGACATCGACGACAGCCTCGTCGCGGCGATCGAGGAGGCCGCGCAGCCGGCCGCATCCGGCGGCGCGACACTGGCGTATTCGGGGCTGGTGGCGAGCGCGCAGGGCGGTGTGGACTGGACGGAGATCGCCGGCATGGCGATCGCGTTCGTCGTGCTGGCGATCACCTTCGGCGCCGTCGTGGCCGCGGGCGTACCGCTGGTGACGGCCGTCATCGGCGTCACCGTCGCGTCCAGCTCGATCCTCATCGTCGCGGCCTTCGCCCCGGTCTCGTCCACGGCGCCGCTGCTGGCGACCATGCTCGGACTGGCCGTCGGCATCGACTACGCGTTGCTGATCGTCTCGCGCCACAGGGCGCAGCTGGCCGAGGGGATGGATGCGCGCGAGTCGATCGCCGTCGCGATCGCGACCGCCGGAACCGCCGTCGTGTTCGCGGGGCTCACGGTCATGATCGCGCTGCTCGGTCTCGCCGTCGCGGGGATCCCCTTCCTCACCGTCATGGGCCTGGGGGCGGCGGGTGCGGTGCTCGCCGCGCTGGCGGTCGCCGTCACGCTCCTCCCGGCGGTGCTCGCGGTTCTGGGCCGGGCGGTGCGTCCGCGGGTGCGGCACCGCTCGAGGACGCGCTCCTCACGACCGGCGGGCTGGGTGCGGCTCGCGACCCGGACGCCGGTGGCCACGATCGGGGTGGTCGTGATCGCTCTGATGGTGGTCGCGACTCCCGCGCTGAGCCTGCGACTGACCCTGCCGGATGCGGGTTACGACCCGCCGTCGTCGCCGGCGCGGATCGCGTACGACCTGCTCGACGAGGGCTTCGGCCCCGGGTTCAACGGCCCGCTGCTGATCACCGCCGACATCTCCGGGACCCTGGAAGTGCAGGACGCGCTCGACGCACTCGATGACGCCTTCTCGGACGTCCCCGACGTCGTGGCCGTCTCGAAGGCCTTCACGAACGAGGCCGTCGACCTCGCCGTGCTCAGCATCACACCGGCCAGCTCGCCCTCCTCCGACGCGACCACGGACCTCGTGCGCACGCTCCGCGACGACGAACCCGCCTTCGCCGCCGCGCACGGCTTCGGATACGCCGTCACGGGGCAGACGGCGTTGGCGATCGACATCTCCGATCGGCTGGGCGAAGCGCTGCTGCCCTTCGGCATCGTCGTGGTCGGGCTGTGCCTCGTGCTGCTGACGATCATGTTCCGCTCGATCGCGGTGCCGCTGTCGGCCACGGTGGGCTACCTGCTGTCGGTCGCCGCGGCCCTCGGGGTGACCTCCGCGGTGTTCGAATGGGGCTGGGCAGCGGATCTGCTGGGGGTGGGCAAGGTCGGTCCGGTCATCAGCTTCCTGCCCATCCTCGTGATGGCCGTGCTCTTCGGCCTGGCGATGGACTACCACGTGTTCCTCGTCTCACGGATGCGGGAGCACTACGCCGCGACGGGAGACGCGCACGGCGCCGTCCTCGGCGGTTTCAGCGCCTCGGCCCGGGTCGTGACGGCCGCGGCGCTGATCATGTTCTCGGTGTTCTTCTCGTTCGTGCCGGGAGGCAACGCGATCATCCAGCCGCTGGCGACCGCGCTCGCCGCCGGTGTGCTGATCGACGCCTTCGTCGTGCGGATGACCCTCATCCCGGCGATCATGGCGCTGCTCGGCCACCGGGCATGGTGGCTGCCGGCGTGGCTCGGCCGGCTGCTGCCCGACGCCGACATCGAGGGCGAGGCCGTCGAGCGGATGCGGGCGCAGCGCACCTGGCTCGCGGGGCGTGAGGACGGCGGGAGCGCCGGTGCGGGGGTGCTCGCCCACGGGGTGCGCATCGGCGGCGAGGGCGTCTCCGATCTCGTCGCGCCGCGCGGAGCGGTCGTGCTGGTGGAAGGTCCCACCGCGGTCGCCGCACGCTTCGTGGCCGCCGTCGCCGGGCGTACGGCGGATGTCGAGGGCGATCTCGTCGTCCACGGGTATCTGCTGCCGTTCGAACGGGCGGCGGCGGCCGCGCACGCCGCGTACGTGCCCGCCGCCCCCGAGCGGGCGGACGCGAGCTCGTTGGCGGAGCACCTGCGTAGAAGCCTTCGCGCTGAGGGCGTCGGTGTCCTCCGGGCGCACGAGGCGGTGATGCGTGCCGCAGCGACCTTCGACGCACTGCTGGCGGTCGTGTCGGGGACGTCGGCGCACGACGTGAGTGAGAGGACACCGATGGGACAGCTGAGCGACGCCGAACGCTGGGCCGCCGACGTGGCCGTCGCTGCGACCAGCGGCTTGGGACTCGTGGCGATCGACCTCGGCGACCGAGCCGGTGCGCAGGATCTGGCGCAGATCGTGGTCAGGGCGATCGGGCCAGGAACCACGATCGTCCTCGGCTCCAGCGGAGCCGTTCTGGATGCGTCGCCGCAGAGGCCGGTCGTGCGTGTCGACGCGCTCGCGCGGGCCACCGCTGAAGGAGGACGGCGATGA
- the pheT gene encoding phenylalanine--tRNA ligase subunit beta — translation MRVPLSWLREFVEVSAQATPEDVLAAFVRVGFEEEDVHRFELQGPIVVGEVLSFEEEPQSNGKTIRWCQVRVAPEGETAADGGADVHGIVCGARNFFPGDKVVVTLPGSVLPGPFPIAARKTYGHVSDGMIASAKELGLGSEHSGILRLVELGIDAPVGTDAISLLGLDDIAVDINVTPDRGYALSIRGAAREYSHATGAAFRDPAERPLDEPGTGFPLAVSDENPIRGRAGVTEFVARVVRGVDASRPTPPWMITRLTLAGIRSLGILIDITNYVMLELGNPIHGYDLDKLTGGITVRRAQAGEKLETLDGTVRTLDAEDLLITDDSGPIGLAGVMGGAATEMSDATTNVLIEAAIFDQISIARTARRHKLPSEASRRFERGVDPAVPYAAAQRVVELMVQYAGGTADATGAALGAELEREAIALEYDFVPGLIGVDYTREQIVAALELIGATVHDTGSMWFVDAPTWRPDLTDAWTLAEEVARIEGYDRIPSVLPVAPSGRGWTPAQQGRRRVSNALAAAGYVETPSFPFVAREQNDLHGSVDGSSVPSIKLANALDSQAAYLRRSLVPGLLQVAHRNVARGLVDLSLFEAGSVFLPEPGVTDGTSFVPPLAVRPDAATLAQLDGSIPPQRRHVAVLVAGAVAPKQPGRSAEAAGLSEALDAVRVIAAAAGVEVTIAQGRRAALHPGRTGIVSVADTAVGYVGELLPAVSEAADLPGRITVAELDLDLLVETAGSRVVAASLSGYPAATQDVSLVVPADVAAADVRAALVDGAGALLESARLVDDYRGQGVDEGSKSLTFALRFRADDRTLTSAEATDAKLAGVAVAAERFGAVLRD, via the coding sequence ATGCGCGTTCCGCTGTCGTGGTTGCGTGAGTTCGTCGAGGTTTCTGCCCAGGCCACTCCCGAGGACGTGCTGGCCGCCTTCGTGCGCGTCGGGTTCGAGGAGGAGGACGTCCACCGGTTCGAGCTGCAGGGGCCGATCGTCGTGGGCGAAGTGCTCTCGTTCGAGGAGGAGCCGCAGTCCAACGGCAAGACGATCCGGTGGTGTCAGGTGCGCGTCGCGCCCGAGGGTGAGACGGCGGCCGACGGCGGAGCCGATGTCCATGGCATCGTCTGCGGCGCCCGCAACTTCTTCCCCGGTGACAAGGTCGTCGTGACCCTGCCCGGCTCGGTGCTTCCCGGTCCCTTCCCGATCGCGGCACGCAAGACCTACGGCCACGTGTCCGACGGCATGATCGCCTCGGCGAAGGAGCTGGGGCTCGGCAGCGAGCACTCCGGCATCCTTCGCCTCGTCGAGCTCGGCATCGACGCGCCCGTCGGAACCGATGCGATCTCGTTGCTGGGTCTCGACGACATCGCCGTCGACATCAACGTGACCCCGGATCGCGGTTACGCGCTCTCGATCCGCGGCGCGGCCCGCGAGTACTCGCACGCGACCGGCGCCGCCTTCCGCGACCCCGCCGAGCGCCCGCTCGACGAGCCGGGGACGGGCTTCCCGCTCGCCGTGTCCGATGAGAACCCGATCCGCGGCCGCGCGGGTGTCACGGAGTTCGTCGCCCGCGTCGTGCGGGGCGTCGACGCCTCGCGACCCACGCCGCCGTGGATGATCACGCGTCTGACCCTCGCCGGCATCCGCTCGCTCGGCATCCTGATCGACATCACCAACTACGTCATGCTCGAGCTCGGCAACCCGATCCACGGGTACGACCTCGACAAGCTGACCGGCGGGATCACCGTGCGCCGGGCTCAGGCGGGGGAGAAGCTCGAGACCCTCGACGGGACCGTTCGCACGCTGGACGCCGAGGACCTGCTGATCACCGACGACTCGGGTCCCATCGGCCTCGCCGGCGTCATGGGCGGTGCCGCCACCGAGATGAGCGATGCCACGACGAACGTGCTGATCGAGGCGGCGATCTTCGATCAGATCTCGATCGCCCGCACGGCCCGTCGCCACAAGCTGCCGTCGGAGGCCTCGCGCCGCTTCGAACGCGGAGTGGACCCGGCGGTCCCGTACGCGGCCGCCCAGCGCGTGGTCGAGCTCATGGTGCAGTATGCCGGCGGCACCGCCGACGCGACCGGCGCGGCGCTCGGGGCGGAACTGGAGCGCGAGGCGATCGCGCTCGAGTACGACTTCGTGCCGGGCCTCATCGGCGTCGACTACACGCGTGAGCAGATCGTCGCCGCCCTCGAGCTGATCGGCGCCACGGTGCATGACACCGGTTCGATGTGGTTCGTCGACGCGCCGACGTGGCGCCCCGACCTGACCGACGCGTGGACGCTCGCGGAGGAGGTCGCCCGCATCGAGGGATACGACCGCATTCCCTCCGTGCTCCCGGTCGCCCCCTCGGGACGCGGCTGGACACCGGCGCAGCAGGGTCGGCGCCGCGTCTCGAACGCGCTCGCCGCCGCGGGCTACGTCGAGACGCCGTCGTTCCCGTTCGTCGCGCGTGAGCAGAACGACCTCCACGGCAGCGTCGACGGGTCCTCTGTGCCGAGCATCAAGCTCGCCAATGCGCTCGACTCGCAGGCGGCGTATCTCCGCCGCTCCCTGGTGCCGGGCCTGCTCCAGGTCGCGCACCGCAACGTCGCGCGCGGACTGGTGGATCTGAGCCTGTTCGAGGCGGGGTCGGTGTTCCTTCCCGAACCCGGCGTCACCGATGGCACCTCGTTCGTCCCGCCGCTGGCGGTGCGCCCGGATGCGGCGACGCTCGCGCAGCTGGACGGCTCTATCCCGCCGCAGCGCCGCCACGTGGCCGTCCTCGTGGCGGGCGCCGTCGCGCCCAAGCAGCCCGGGCGTTCCGCGGAGGCCGCGGGACTCAGCGAGGCGCTCGACGCGGTGCGCGTGATCGCGGCCGCAGCGGGTGTCGAGGTGACGATCGCGCAAGGCCGGCGTGCCGCCCTGCACCCGGGTCGCACCGGCATCGTCTCGGTCGCAGACACCGCCGTCGGGTACGTGGGGGAGCTGCTTCCCGCCGTCTCCGAGGCCGCCGACCTTCCCGGCCGCATCACGGTGGCCGAGCTCGATCTCGATCTCCTCGTCGAGACCGCGGGCTCGCGTGTCGTCGCCGCGTCGCTGTCGGGCTATCCCGCGGCGACGCAGGACGTCTCGCTCGTGGTTCCCGCCGACGTCGCGGCCGCCGATGTGCGTGCAGCGCTCGTCGACGGAGCCGGAGCCCTGCTCGAGTCGGCGCGGCTCGTGGACGACTACCGGGGCCAGGGGGTGGACGAGGGCTCGAAGAGCCTGACGTTCGCCTTGCGGTTCCGCGCGGACGACCGCACGCTGACCTCGGCGGAGGCCACCGACGCGAAGCTCGCGGGCGTGGCTGTGGCCGCTGAGCGGTTCGGAGCCGTCCTGCGCGACTGA
- the pheS gene encoding phenylalanine--tRNA ligase subunit alpha: MSDAPQNEITPDAVSTAVDEALAAIAAAADSAALKAARSAHAGEGSPLARLNARLRDVPNERKAEFGKLVGQARGRVNQALAAREAEIETAETAARLEAERVDITAVPTRTRVGARHPLTLLQEQIGDIFVGMGWEIAEGPELEHEWFNFDALNFDVDHPARQMQDTFFVDPVDRHLVMRTHTSPVQVRSMLERELPIYVVCPGRVYRTDEFDATHLPVFSQFEGLVIDKGITMAHLKGTLDHVARQLFGPEAKTRFRANYFPFTEPSAELDLWHPTFKGGARWIEWGGCGMVNPNVLRAAGIDPQEYSGFAFGMGIERTLMFRSDVQDMRDMAEGDVRFSEQFGMVV, encoded by the coding sequence GTGTCCGACGCACCCCAGAACGAGATCACTCCCGATGCGGTGAGCACCGCGGTCGACGAGGCCCTGGCCGCCATCGCCGCAGCCGCCGACTCCGCCGCCCTCAAAGCCGCGCGCAGTGCCCACGCCGGGGAGGGCTCGCCGCTCGCGCGGCTGAACGCCCGTCTCCGCGACGTCCCGAACGAGCGCAAGGCCGAGTTCGGCAAGCTCGTCGGTCAGGCACGGGGCCGGGTGAACCAGGCGCTCGCCGCCCGCGAGGCGGAGATCGAGACGGCGGAGACGGCGGCGCGTCTCGAAGCCGAGCGGGTCGACATCACGGCGGTTCCCACCCGCACGCGCGTGGGCGCGCGGCATCCGCTCACCCTCCTGCAGGAGCAGATCGGCGACATCTTCGTCGGAATGGGGTGGGAGATCGCCGAAGGGCCGGAGCTCGAGCACGAGTGGTTCAATTTCGACGCGCTCAACTTCGACGTCGATCACCCCGCGCGTCAGATGCAGGACACGTTCTTCGTCGACCCGGTCGATCGCCACCTCGTCATGCGCACCCACACGAGCCCCGTGCAGGTGCGGTCGATGCTCGAGCGCGAGCTGCCGATCTACGTCGTGTGCCCCGGCCGGGTCTACCGCACCGACGAGTTCGATGCCACCCACCTTCCGGTCTTCAGCCAGTTCGAAGGACTCGTCATCGACAAGGGGATCACGATGGCGCACCTGAAGGGCACGCTCGACCACGTCGCGCGCCAGCTCTTCGGGCCGGAGGCCAAGACGCGCTTCCGTGCCAACTACTTCCCCTTCACCGAACCCAGCGCCGAGCTCGACCTCTGGCACCCGACCTTCAAGGGCGGCGCGCGCTGGATCGAGTGGGGAGGGTGCGGCATGGTCAACCCCAACGTGCTGCGCGCGGCGGGCATCGACCCGCAGGAGTACTCCGGCTTCGCCTTCGGCATGGGTATCGAGCGGACCCTCATGTTCCGCAGCGACGTCCAGGACATGAGGGACATGGCCGAGGGTGATGTGCGATTCAGCGAGCAGTTCGGGATGGTGGTGTGA
- a CDS encoding TetR family transcriptional regulator, whose amino-acid sequence MTADGSNSLRAPRRSKTDVVDAALALLDRVGLPDLSMRRLADELGVQPSALYWHVENKQELLAAVSARILAPVGADRETGATRQLGEAARVLGERLHDRLLAHRDGAEVVSSSLALGLVQSPLHLVLAERYPDAGHAPQVVADAVTHFVVGYTFHEQQRTAADAFGVAAREAALTPDGVTSRRPDPFAAALALITAAADLPAASEPSARR is encoded by the coding sequence ATGACGGCCGACGGCTCAAACTCCCTGCGCGCGCCCCGTCGCTCGAAGACGGACGTCGTGGATGCGGCTCTCGCGCTGCTGGATCGCGTCGGGCTGCCCGATCTGTCGATGCGCCGGCTCGCGGACGAGCTCGGCGTTCAGCCCAGCGCCCTCTACTGGCACGTGGAGAACAAGCAGGAACTGCTCGCCGCTGTCAGCGCCCGCATCCTCGCTCCCGTGGGCGCAGACCGTGAGACCGGCGCGACACGGCAGCTGGGCGAGGCTGCGCGCGTGCTGGGGGAGCGGCTTCACGACCGTCTGCTCGCGCATCGTGACGGCGCCGAGGTCGTGTCCAGCTCTCTTGCGCTCGGCCTGGTGCAATCGCCCCTTCACCTGGTGCTCGCCGAGCGCTATCCGGATGCGGGGCACGCGCCGCAGGTCGTGGCCGACGCGGTCACGCACTTCGTCGTCGGGTACACCTTCCATGAGCAGCAGCGCACCGCAGCCGACGCCTTCGGGGTCGCCGCCCGCGAGGCCGCTCTCACACCGGATGGCGTGACGAGCCGGCGACCGGATCCCTTCGCCGCCGCGCTCGCACTCATCACCGCGGCAGCGGATCTCCCGGCCGCTTCGGAGCCCTCAGCGCGCCGGTAG
- a CDS encoding biotin transporter BioY, with translation MTALAPSVRRRLDATDIARAGVFAAVIAVLGVPGAFTIFGAVPITAQTLGVMLAGAILGPAVGALSVTAVLALVAAGLPLLAGGRGGIGVFFGPTGGYLLGWIVGVVIIGLIVHAAGRRPVWWRTFLGTLVGGVLVVYAVGVPVQALVLRIGLGEAALSSLVFLPGDLLKVVATTLIVGTLVRGYPRAFRRQWRSLPATAA, from the coding sequence ATGACCGCGCTCGCCCCTTCGGTGCGCCGCCGACTCGACGCCACCGACATCGCCAGAGCCGGCGTTTTCGCCGCCGTCATCGCCGTGCTCGGCGTGCCCGGCGCATTCACCATCTTCGGCGCGGTGCCCATCACCGCCCAGACGCTCGGTGTCATGCTCGCCGGCGCCATCCTCGGCCCCGCCGTCGGGGCGCTCTCGGTCACGGCGGTGCTGGCCCTGGTCGCCGCAGGCCTCCCGCTCCTCGCGGGCGGACGGGGTGGGATCGGCGTCTTCTTCGGACCCACGGGCGGCTACCTGCTCGGGTGGATCGTCGGGGTCGTGATCATCGGACTCATCGTGCACGCCGCCGGACGCCGGCCGGTGTGGTGGCGCACCTTCCTCGGCACCCTGGTGGGCGGCGTGCTCGTGGTCTACGCCGTCGGCGTCCCGGTGCAGGCCCTCGTGCTGCGGATCGGACTCGGCGAGGCAGCGCTGTCGAGCCTCGTGTTCCTGCCGGGCGATCTCCTCAAGGTGGTCGCCACGACGTTGATCGTCGGCACCCTCGTGCGCGGATATCCGCGAGCCTTCCGGCGTCAGTGGCGCTCTCTGCCGGCCACCGCCGCGTGA
- a CDS encoding fatty acid--CoA ligase family protein, with protein MALSAGHRRVSGVVVPIEAGDASSRLEQLRRSGQVPLVLDKRWPAQVRAGILSLLARTPLPAGAEWAALTSGSSAAPRVVVRTHASWASSFPAVERLLGTRPGDAVLLPAPPSSSLTLFSLAHALAGGPAPEFAATSSRATLFHGTPTHFGAILASDGAPQLRAALVGGMTLPADIRAEALARGIRVVEYYGAAELSFVAYDDDGRGLRAFPGVEIAVRDEVIWARSPYSALGYLGEPGPLRRDGEWVSVGDRGELEDGRLRVAGREDEAIQTAGATVIPSEIERTLRTLDGVADVAVVGLPAPGVGRLVAALIEPVRPGCLDAAMLRAAASHLFAPAHRPRLWFAGTIARTSSGKIARAEVERQLSSGEVPRV; from the coding sequence GTGGCGCTCTCTGCCGGCCACCGCCGCGTGAGCGGCGTCGTCGTCCCGATCGAGGCGGGTGACGCCTCCTCGCGCCTCGAACAGCTGAGACGATCGGGCCAGGTTCCCCTCGTGCTCGATAAACGCTGGCCCGCACAGGTGCGCGCCGGCATCCTCTCGCTCCTCGCGCGCACTCCCCTTCCCGCGGGCGCAGAGTGGGCAGCTCTGACATCCGGCAGCTCGGCCGCGCCTCGCGTCGTGGTGCGCACGCATGCGTCCTGGGCGAGCTCGTTCCCCGCGGTGGAGCGGCTGCTCGGCACGCGGCCCGGAGACGCCGTGCTGCTGCCGGCGCCGCCGAGCTCGTCGCTCACGCTCTTCTCCTTGGCCCATGCTCTGGCCGGCGGCCCAGCACCCGAGTTTGCCGCCACCAGCTCCCGCGCGACCCTCTTCCACGGAACCCCCACCCACTTCGGCGCGATCCTCGCCTCGGACGGCGCCCCGCAGCTGCGTGCGGCGCTCGTCGGAGGGATGACGCTGCCGGCCGACATCCGCGCCGAAGCCCTTGCCCGCGGCATCCGCGTCGTGGAGTACTACGGCGCAGCGGAGCTGTCGTTCGTGGCATACGACGATGACGGGAGAGGTCTGCGCGCGTTCCCCGGCGTCGAGATCGCGGTGCGCGACGAGGTCATCTGGGCCCGCTCTCCGTACAGCGCGCTCGGCTACCTCGGCGAGCCCGGTCCGCTCCGGCGCGATGGCGAGTGGGTCAGCGTCGGCGACCGCGGGGAGCTCGAGGATGGCAGGCTGCGGGTGGCGGGACGCGAGGACGAGGCGATCCAGACGGCGGGCGCCACGGTCATCCCGTCGGAGATCGAGCGGACCCTACGCACCCTGGACGGCGTCGCGGATGTCGCCGTGGTCGGCCTGCCCGCACCCGGCGTCGGCCGGCTCGTGGCCGCCCTCATCGAACCCGTGCGACCCGGCTGCCTGGATGCGGCGATGCTCCGCGCCGCGGCATCACACCTCTTCGCGCCGGCGCACCGGCCGCGTCTGTGGTTCGCGGGTACGATCGCCCGCACCTCGTCCGGCAAGATCGCCCGCGCCGAGGTGGAGCGACAACTGTCGTCGGGAGAGGTGCCCCGTGTCTGA
- a CDS encoding thiolase family protein: MSDVLIVSARRSALTTRGRAFAGVSADRLAAPVLRAAADDAARTIGAPFEVADVILGNCRGPGGNTARLAALAAGFGAHTPGATVDRQCGSGLAAVIDAAQAIAAGDERPRVAGGVESASTAPERRIDGTSFARAPFAPAGWPDPDMIDAADALARLDGIDRERQDAAAARSHRRAAAARESGRLAAEIVPIDGVSADDSVGGALALLPRLTPLRENGTVTAGTATRIGDGAAAVALVGAARHAHVPGLLVRSHAVVGVDPAYPGLGAAPAIEAALAASGTELASVAAFEIVEAFAAQSLAVLGRLGLADDDARVCADGGALALGHPWGASGAVALVRLFSRLVRAGRPSGSIGVAAASVGGGLGIAMVVEVVR; the protein is encoded by the coding sequence GTGTCTGACGTGCTGATCGTGTCGGCGCGCCGCTCCGCACTCACGACGCGGGGCCGGGCGTTCGCGGGTGTGAGCGCCGATCGCCTGGCCGCACCCGTGCTGCGCGCTGCCGCCGATGACGCCGCGCGCACGATCGGCGCGCCGTTCGAAGTCGCTGATGTCATCCTCGGCAACTGTCGCGGCCCGGGCGGCAACACCGCCCGCCTCGCCGCGTTGGCCGCCGGCTTCGGCGCGCACACTCCCGGTGCGACGGTGGATCGGCAGTGCGGCAGCGGGCTGGCCGCGGTCATCGATGCCGCACAGGCGATCGCCGCCGGCGACGAGCGCCCCCGGGTGGCGGGCGGGGTCGAGAGCGCCTCGACGGCGCCGGAACGACGCATCGACGGGACGTCCTTCGCACGGGCTCCCTTCGCCCCCGCCGGCTGGCCGGACCCCGACATGATCGATGCCGCCGATGCGCTCGCCCGCCTCGACGGCATCGACCGTGAGCGTCAAGACGCGGCAGCCGCCCGCAGCCACCGGCGCGCAGCCGCGGCCCGCGAGTCGGGGCGTCTTGCGGCGGAGATCGTCCCGATCGACGGGGTGAGCGCGGATGACTCCGTCGGCGGCGCACTGGCCCTGCTCCCCCGGCTCACGCCCTTGCGCGAGAACGGCACCGTGACGGCGGGCACGGCCACGCGCATCGGCGACGGGGCGGCAGCGGTCGCCCTCGTCGGCGCAGCGCGGCACGCACACGTACCAGGACTCCTGGTCCGCTCGCACGCCGTCGTCGGCGTCGACCCCGCCTACCCCGGGCTCGGTGCGGCACCGGCCATCGAGGCGGCGCTGGCCGCATCCGGCACCGAGCTCGCGTCTGTCGCGGCGTTCGAGATCGTCGAGGCGTTCGCGGCGCAGTCGCTCGCGGTACTGGGGCGGCTCGGACTCGCCGACGACGATGCGCGGGTGTGCGCCGACGGCGGCGCTCTCGCGCTCGGCCATCCGTGGGGCGCGAGCGGCGCCGTCGCGCTCGTGCGGCTGTTCTCACGACTGGTACGCGCCGGGCGCCCGTCCGGGAGCATCGGTGTCGCCGCAGCATCCGTGGGCGGCGGCCTGGGGATCGCGATGGTCGTCGAGGTGGTGAGGTGA
- a CDS encoding ABC transporter ATP-binding protein, producing the protein MSVIRLDRLGVRLGDIEVLRDLDLDLHARTVAVVGDNGSGKSTLARVVGGLVAPSTGSARVLQLDPVHDAAELRRRVAILFSNPDAQIIMPTVAEDVAFSLRGQTMSRIERTDRVTAALARFGLAELGDRSAHDLSGGQKQLLALCGAFVREPELVVADEPTAYLDGRNARIVADHLLADTGHRLLLVTHDLALAERCEAAVHVAGGRVVAVGEARDVVRSYATSLGC; encoded by the coding sequence GTGAGCGTGATCCGACTCGACCGGCTCGGCGTGCGCCTCGGGGACATCGAGGTGCTCCGCGACCTCGATCTCGATCTCCACGCCCGCACGGTCGCCGTCGTCGGCGACAACGGCTCCGGCAAGTCGACCCTCGCGCGCGTGGTCGGCGGCCTGGTCGCGCCGTCCACCGGATCGGCCCGGGTGCTGCAGCTCGACCCTGTCCACGACGCCGCCGAACTCCGCCGCCGCGTGGCGATCCTGTTCAGCAACCCCGACGCCCAGATCATCATGCCGACCGTCGCCGAGGACGTCGCCTTCTCACTACGCGGGCAGACGATGAGTCGCATCGAGCGAACGGACCGGGTGACGGCCGCTCTGGCACGTTTCGGGCTCGCCGAGCTCGGCGACCGCTCGGCGCACGACCTGTCGGGAGGGCAGAAGCAGTTGCTGGCGTTGTGCGGCGCGTTCGTGCGCGAGCCGGAGCTCGTCGTCGCCGACGAGCCCACCGCCTATCTCGACGGCCGCAACGCCCGGATCGTGGCCGACCATCTCCTCGCGGACACCGGGCATCGTCTGCTGCTTGTCACCCACGACCTCGCCCTCGCCGAGCGTTGCGAGGCGGCCGTCCACGTGGCGGGCGGTCGCGTGGTCGCCGTCGGCGAGGCGCGGGACGTCGTGCGCTCCTACGCGACGAGCCTCGGATGTTGA